The nucleotide sequence agtgtGCAGTAAATATAATACAATCTATAAAAAATTAAAGGATACACATGATatagtaatcaaataaattatttgttcctttttatttttattattgaattagcaagtacttagtactattgataattttcttgagtgttatttatttatcttttattttttaattaattaaaaatataaatagcaTAACATTATCTCAATCCCCCTCTTTTTGTACATTCCTTTCTACTGTAAtacttatttgattagttttcaGATTTTGTagtttattaaaaatttaaataatgtaatattttttttactaaattataattttgaattcgtcaaaagtataaagagataggcattatacacacacacacaccccaagagataaatttttactaaattataattttgaattcatcaaaagtataaactgataagaaatatatataatatcctaatagtatctttatatttttgtatttttcatttgaattgaaagtttctttatttttttattttcgtttttttattttaaaataattttaaaaatccaACTTGAAACCACACCCCAATTTGAATtggctattttttatttctttatttccgttttttattttataataattttaaaactccaaattGAAATTATTCCCCAACTTGAATAGGTATTTTTCTGattaatattttcgttttttttaattatagctaattataagatatctatatttattaattcaaatagaataacaaattaatttaaaatttaaaaatgtttttttaagttaaaaaggtagtttattttgtcttaacaatGCACTTGACCTTTTGTGGTTATGCCACTTATCTTAATAATATGCTTTTGCCTCtgcttttttttatatatagattTTTGCTAGTTAAACTTTTGAGCGTGGCCATAATTGCCAAACACTCACACTCCACTCTTTATTAGCTAAAGCGACCCGTTTTAAGTCTTGAATTATTAGTCTTCATATCATTAATTCGATATTTGTTAAGTTGAACGATTAGGTTGCCTATTATTTCAATCATCAAAATTTGCCCCTATCAACTGTGTTCATTCAACTCCACTCGATCGCTTTAATTTGTTTTCTGGCTACGGGGAAGACTGACTTGTGTTTTAATGGAAAAcgtttttcttatatatttttttcctaGTGCGTTGTGTCTTTAAGCCAAAAGATCTTACCTTGCACTAGAAATTAAAAGGTTTAATCAGTGTCTATGTTAATACAAATGGCGTCATTATAATTTATATACACTCAAAGAGGTAATGTTGTCATTAACAGTCCGTCTTTAATTTTGGCACTTACTATCCATTGGCTTGAACATTGAAAATGACTAGAACTGTTCTTCAAAAAGAATCTCTCACTCTTATTGGAAGGTAAAGTTTGGTCATGTACCAACAAAAATACTTCCTTCGACTCTTAAGTGAAAGCCCTAATTAATCATTATtgtcctttcttttctttccttttttttttccttttgaaaaagATGGTCAAATAGTGGACATATTTAGTATTGCCAATGCTAGGGACTTACTATTGAAggtaaaaaaaaatgaagaaaaaaggaCCAAAGAAATGGTGATGGAGAGGAATATGGATTTTCAAAGTAAAAGATGGGCTCCAATCCAAAACTAATGCTTCCAAAACAAGCCAGTCCAAAACGTCATCCTTTCATTGGGCACGTCATTAAACAGTTAAGTACAGTGGTGGGCCTTTTAATTCTTATAATATCTGAAAGAAACCTCAATTTTCCAGATGGAGGCTACATATGGTTCGGTGCCAACTCTCTTTGTCATTTTTTTAGCCACAACGCCATTTTATATCAAATTATATTAATCATGGTTAAATAATTTAATAGcataagaaaaatatatttattaatcATGACTAAGTGAAAATAGCCTATAATCAAATAATATCATGCATCTATTTGTATAATATAAATATCGGGTGAGAATAAATTTTTGCCCCACTTCTCCTATCAAGTAATTGTATAAGGTTATTCCCTCAACGTAAACAGGTTTATTTACCTAAAGAGACTTTGTCAATTTTGATATTGCTTGCTTGGTATCGAGAAAGAACACAATAAGGCACATATTCCATCCCAGAATCATAATCTCCTTTTCGCTTTCTAaagccaaactaagaaaacttATTATTACCTTcgtctaaaaaaaaattaaaaattaagaaaattgagtaCGAGAATCAAATCAGTTAGTTGTTCATCAGTCCATgttgatttattattattattattattattattattattattattattattattattattattattattattttaaaattaaaatttaagttATTTAAATCTCTTTCTTATTTGGTGCTTTGTATGCTTTCCTCAATTTGTCTTCGACTTTCAGAGCTGTGAATTAACAGTTTTTCTTTCACCTATATAGGCGCGGTAGTAATTTGAAATTAGCAAAATATATAGCACATATTCAGCCACATGAAGTTTGGCCTGTTAATTAGTTATATTTCAGGAATAAATTAGGATGATTTTATGGATTGGTCAAGAGCATATCACAAAATACAAGTAGGCAATGACTCAGTTCTCAAGGACACGTCAGTAGGTTGGCAACCATTGGCGAGCCACGTCATCATCAGACGTGGGGCCAAGGAATCCTCTTCGAAGTTCAAACCACACAGAACCCTTTTAATTACACGGAATTATTGGTTGACTTAACcacttgattttatttttagttaaaacaaaatattttatttaacaaaagaaTGTATTTTTCCTACTCAATagatagaaataataataataataagtctTTAAtactgctctctctctctcttctattTTATATGATTGTTTATTTAGTAtgttctaaaaaaaatattatttatttaaaaagttTAAATTTACTTTTATGACGTGTCTTTATATAGCTAGCCACATAAATAACACAAAATACttatttaaaatcataaatttgaaggataatttggTCATATACCATAGAAATTAAATTTCTTTCTttagtaaataaataataaaataaatatagggAGTATGAAGTAGTGCTTATATATAGATGAAGTAGAGTAGCATTTGGCGTTGTAATAGGAAATCTGATATTTTGATTTTATATGATCTACCAGCTCCACCTTTGGCTTTGAATATAGACTTTAATACACTTGTCTCTTAGCTTCCTCTTCTTATTCAAAATGAGTAGCAGCAGCCTGAGTATGGTGGAATCCAAATTACCACCAGGATTCAGATTCCATCCCAGAGATGAAGAACTTATTTGCGATTACTTAATGAACaaggttgctggttctggttcTGAATCCGACCGACACTACCCTCTTCTCATCGAAGTTGACCTTAACAAATCCGAGCCTTGGGAGATTCCTGGTACTTTATTCTTTCTCTCTCATCGTATTTCTTCTCTAAAGAATTCAGGTTTATTTTGCAGACTTATGTCATCAAATTCACATCTTAAATTAATATTAAggttggatatatatatatatgaaagacACTATTTTGAGATGATGTTAATTTTAATCTGTTTTTGTTGATGCTTGCCATGTCTCATATATAAGatattttgattaattaattaagagTTCTTCGATTTTAATTTCAGCAACGTAACTGTGATGGAGAtcttttttgttaattttctCTGTACAATTTTTGGTTTGCCTCTGTAGATGAAGTAATAGCTACCGGATTGGTCTAAAGTCAtgcataattttattttatttttctatttttcgtggATAAGAAATTAAGAATCTCATACTGCTAAAAATTGGAAAAGATTTAAACTGACTTCTTCCTTAACACTAACACTTAACAGTATAATTTCAAGATTGAATTCCTGCAAACAAATTTCCTTTGTGCTTTGTTTGTTCACACTGCGTATATTAAACGCTCACAAACTATTTCCCCAATATAGCTTGACTTTTCCTCAAATATCATTCATCTGTCAAAATAAGTAACCAAAGAACATTAATTAGCATGTAACTACTTCAGCacatttccttcttccttttaATAACTAAATAAATCAATCAACACATAGTGGCGGAGTTTATTAAAGCATATAATATAAATTCTGCTTCTGCAAATCATTTTCCAAATAATCAGACGATACATAAGGAGAAAAACTAATAACAAAATATAAGAGTAAGGAAAAGAAAAAGTATGTTCTTAGATAGATCGGTGTTGCATGTATCTGTCTCATCGATTAAtgggactttttttttttttgtattttcttttttggttgaTCTAGTTTATAGTTTTTCCTATATATTATTCGTATAtctgatttttatcttttttaagAATAATAAAAAACACTCCTCCAGAATATTCAACCATTCGAAGTACGTGTTATgtacagaaaaaaaaaatcgattTTCAAAGTGGCCGTAAGAATAATTTTTATAGGTATTCATACAGAACTGAAGTTTTAGAtgtataattgaaaattttgtgaGATATAAGATTTCTCATTCAATCAACTTTTAAAGAAATTGACAGTATTAATTGGTATTGTTCTCAACCAAAAGATGGTGACAACGATAGAGATAACAAGATGCAAATTAAAGTAACCATCTTCCTCGTGTCAACCACACGCGTGTACATTTATGTTCCAATCCAATTGAGTTGAGAAAGTAAGAATTCTTGTCATAATTTTACCCGTGTAATTCTAAAGCTATCTTGTCAATATCATCAACTTAATTTTCTAACTTTGCAAGAAAAGTTTTTTTGTTTTACATTTCTATTTTCAAAGGAACAGTATATACTGTGGTGCTTTGAACTTGTAATATTTCCATCAACATCTTTAAGACTTTAACCTAAGCCATTTGCCAAAATATGTCCCTCAATAATTAAGTCTCCATTTTGGGATATAGTTCATCATCATGGCCTAAAAAGAGTGAGTCATATATGGTGGTGCCACAACAGCCATGGCCATTTTGTCCAAAAACAACAGGTCCCCCCTCCTTTTTTAACATAGCATTTCTCGATAATGCTCATGATATAGACAtattccttttttccttttcattttcttatccttttttttttccttattgtCTATCCTACATTATTTGTCTCATCTTCTCTTGATTATTCATGCATGAGTTGAGAAATTTTTATTATGATATAGAATTAATTAATGATTACATAAAACTTGCACTAAAATTTGAAGATACTAACTTATACACTATAGTACAAAAATTGTTATAGTAGGTTAGtaaccatttttatcatattattaattaatatttatcaagaaatgtACCTGTGACGTCTAtgatgtggggggggggggaggggggatggTGGGTCGAGTAGGACTGACAGACTTCTAggccaatttttaaaaaaatagatatatGTGTTAGCTTAGGCGAATCCCACATCGGAATGAGAGATAAAAGTGAAGAGTTTTATAAAGACAACACAAGTTCATATGGAACACGCGCTTTTGGAATCGATGTGGCATAGCCAGAAAGATAAATTCGTGCTGACCTAGGCCCAAAGAGGATAATTCGTGCCATGGAGTTGGATCATGACAACAAAGGCGTATCTAGTATAGAGACTATGAGTTTATTTGAATACATAACTTTCGCTCGTACTCTATATTTTTAcctaaaaatagtaaatatatataaataataaattttgaacccaCTAAATAAGATGAAATATGGTAGAATTGCGAATCTGAACTCATAAAGTTCAAATCCTAGCTCCGCTTCTACGTGATTAGTACATGTAATAAGTTCCTAAttgtataaataatatttatgtattattagtttatttaattttcattagCTTACTTTCATGGACATTTATCTATATATAAATATCTATTTGGTAGCTAGACTAATAGTGTGGAAATTccattataaattaattaaatgtgCAGAAGTGGCATGTGTTGGAGGGAAGGAATGGTACTTCTACAGCCAACGTGACAGAAAATACGCGACGGGACTGCGAACAAACAGGGCGACAATATCGGGATATTGGAAGGCAACGGGAAAAGATAGGGCAATCATGAGAAAAGGAAGCTGTCTTGTGGGAATGAGGAAAACCCTAGTTTTCTACCAAGGCAGAGCTCCTAAAGGAAGAAAAACTGATTGGGTCATGCATGAGTTCCGCCTCGAAACTACTTCCCCTCATATTTCTTCCCTCAAGGTACATATTTTCACTACTACCAATTTCTTATTTATGAACTTGAGTTTTATGCATTCAAgggtgtttatatatatatatatatatatatatatatatatatatatatatatatatatatatacaattaaattacttataatatacatacatataatttttttatgaTAAACAATAGTAATTGATAATTCGttaaaaataataagtaattaaCATCATAAGAACAATAGTTATTGGTATTAGGGATATGCAATGCGCGAGGGTTATTAAGATATTGTCATTGGTATTGTGCAATAGAGAAATAGGTCGAAGATTTTATTTTACTAATATACTATCTCAAATTCCTAGCTTTTAAACACCAACTCACACCTGTCTAGGTATAACCCTTCACCTGGATTATCTCAGACAATTGAAAACATGTCATTTGACAGC is from Nicotiana tabacum cultivar K326 chromosome 18, ASM71507v2, whole genome shotgun sequence and encodes:
- the LOC107762763 gene encoding NAC domain-containing protein 21/22-like isoform X2, with product MSSSSLSMVESKLPPGFRFHPRDEELICDYLMNKVAGSGSESDRHYPLLIEVDLNKSEPWEIPEVACVGGKEWYFYSQRDRKYATGLRTNRATISGYWKATGKDRAIMRKGSCLVGMRKTLVFYQGRAPKGRKTDWVMHEFRLETTSPHISSLKEDWVLCRVFHKNKELLATKQGAGSSIYHEHDTISSSSLPPLMDPYITFDQTQPNNININTINMNELYYEQVPCFSIFNPNQTFISHSHHLPTTTTAGATGAFGGLPADIGTYLNAAATSSSCENKEVLLQALGKEVLKLASCLRWA